The following coding sequences are from one Prochlorococcus marinus XMU1412 window:
- the secD gene encoding protein translocase subunit SecD, whose product MKRRQGWLFFIIFLLTLSVYLLINYPLQLGLDLKGGSQLTLQIIKDEGKVTRDELEAVNSVIDKRVNNLGVSESNLQTLGGDQLILELPGEQNPLVASRVLGKTALLEFRTQKEGTFTDLKNLQLQRLSIKELIEQYSSLEKSQYDNNLLKSIQDELKEIEQESNYLSTSNDLYGKLIEIKKYIDKEITNLFVKTDLSGKDLINAGRRQEQTNSNWEVLLTFSNSGGEKFAEITKSIAGTNQLLAIILDGESISEASVGNQFANTGITGGSATISGNFTAENARELEVQLKGGSLPLPIEIVETNTIGALLGSNNILKSLYAAITGLIFVGIFMIFNYRILGFVSVLSLVLYGFFNLALYSLIPVTLTLPGISGLILSVGMAVDANILIFERIREELYDGNTLTRSIDSGFQRANSSIVDGHITTLLSCFVLFLLGTNFVKGFAATLGIGVLISLFTSLNCSKTILRFFTTYQSLRQKNLYLPRNNFSN is encoded by the coding sequence ATGAAAAGAAGGCAAGGTTGGCTTTTCTTTATTATATTTCTACTTACTTTATCTGTTTATCTATTAATAAATTATCCCTTACAGTTGGGATTGGATTTAAAAGGTGGATCTCAACTTACACTACAAATTATTAAAGACGAAGGTAAGGTAACAAGGGATGAACTTGAAGCAGTTAATTCGGTTATAGATAAACGTGTAAACAATTTAGGGGTTTCTGAGTCTAACTTGCAAACTTTGGGTGGTGATCAATTAATTTTAGAATTACCTGGCGAACAAAATCCATTAGTTGCTTCAAGGGTTTTAGGTAAGACTGCATTATTAGAATTTAGAACTCAAAAAGAAGGAACATTTACAGATTTAAAAAACCTGCAACTACAGAGATTGAGTATTAAAGAATTAATTGAACAATATTCCTCTTTAGAAAAAAGTCAATATGATAATAATCTTTTAAAAAGCATTCAAGATGAGCTTAAAGAGATAGAGCAAGAATCAAATTACTTATCTACTAGTAATGATTTATATGGAAAGTTAATTGAAATTAAAAAGTATATTGATAAAGAAATTACAAATTTATTTGTTAAAACAGATTTATCTGGAAAGGATCTTATTAACGCAGGAAGGAGACAAGAACAAACAAATAGTAATTGGGAAGTTTTATTGACTTTTAGTAATTCAGGAGGTGAAAAGTTTGCAGAAATTACAAAGTCAATTGCTGGCACTAATCAACTATTGGCTATCATTCTAGATGGCGAATCAATAAGTGAAGCCAGTGTTGGTAATCAATTTGCTAATACTGGGATTACAGGTGGATCAGCAACAATAAGTGGTAATTTTACTGCTGAAAATGCTAGAGAGTTAGAAGTTCAACTTAAAGGAGGTTCATTGCCATTGCCAATTGAAATAGTAGAAACTAACACCATAGGAGCTTTGTTGGGATCCAATAATATTTTAAAAAGTCTTTATGCAGCTATTACTGGATTGATTTTTGTTGGTATATTTATGATTTTTAATTATAGAATTTTAGGCTTTGTTTCAGTTCTTTCTCTAGTACTTTATGGTTTCTTTAACTTAGCCCTATATTCTTTAATTCCTGTAACTTTGACTTTACCAGGAATATCTGGGCTTATACTTAGTGTTGGTATGGCTGTTGATGCGAATATTCTAATATTTGAGAGAATTAGAGAAGAATTATATGATGGTAATACTCTTACAAGATCTATTGATAGCGGTTTTCAAAGAGCTAATTCATCCATAGTTGATGGCCATATTACAACTCTTCTAAGTTGTTTTGTATTGTTTTTATTAGGTACAAATTTTGTTAAAGGTTTTGCGGCAACATTAGGCATTGGAGTCTTAATAAGCTTGTTTACCTCATTAAATTGTTCAAAAACTATTTTGCGATTTTTTACAACATATCAATCTTTAAGACAAAAAAATCTCTATCTTCCCAGGAATAATTTTTCAAATTAA
- the mnmH gene encoding tRNA 2-selenouridine(34) synthase MnmH: MYFKRKELEKFRSFKGPLIDVRSPSEYYKGHLPNSINIPLFDNDERSIIGTFYKKEGRKKAVIEGLKFFEKKMELLLDNLFMSIESYKTIPNKNNEFIIKIYCSRGGMRSQSIAWLLEKFKLNPITLDGGYKIYRRWVLDTFSKKFNIVVIGGKTGTGKTRLLSLLEKNKYQTIDLEGFACHRGSTFGGLGMKEQPSNEQFENIIAEKLNSFTCSNNIFVEAESANIGKCKIPHEFFNQMKHSRRIEIIRSESNRLDELIDTYSVFKKEELQESVLRIKKRLGPQRTKIALESINHEKWDLVCRAVLDYYDKCYEFEKVGKTNIKFLDLTDKKYDERILELINNVL, from the coding sequence ATGTATTTCAAAAGAAAAGAACTAGAGAAATTTAGAAGTTTTAAAGGACCACTTATAGATGTTAGGAGCCCGAGTGAATATTATAAAGGACACCTGCCTAATTCTATTAACATTCCACTATTTGATAATGATGAGAGATCTATAATTGGTACGTTTTATAAAAAAGAAGGAAGAAAAAAAGCAGTAATAGAGGGATTAAAATTTTTTGAAAAAAAAATGGAATTACTTCTTGATAATTTGTTCATGAGTATTGAATCTTATAAAACTATTCCTAATAAAAATAATGAATTTATTATCAAAATATATTGCTCTAGAGGAGGAATGCGTTCACAAAGTATTGCATGGTTATTAGAAAAATTCAAATTAAATCCTATAACACTCGACGGAGGATACAAAATATATAGAAGATGGGTATTAGATACTTTCTCAAAAAAATTTAATATAGTGGTTATTGGCGGAAAAACAGGAACAGGAAAGACAAGATTATTATCATTACTAGAGAAAAATAAATATCAAACTATTGATCTTGAAGGATTTGCTTGTCATAGAGGTAGTACATTTGGAGGTTTAGGAATGAAAGAACAACCTTCAAATGAACAATTTGAAAATATAATTGCAGAAAAATTAAATTCTTTTACATGTTCTAATAATATTTTTGTAGAAGCTGAAAGTGCAAATATAGGTAAATGCAAAATTCCTCATGAATTCTTCAATCAGATGAAACATTCTAGGAGAATTGAAATTATAAGAAGTGAATCTAACAGGTTAGATGAGTTGATAGATACTTATAGTGTTTTTAAGAAAGAGGAACTCCAAGAATCTGTATTAAGGATAAAAAAAAGACTAGGACCGCAAAGAACAAAAATAGCTCTTGAATCAATTAATCATGAGAAATGGGACTTAGTTTGCAGAGCAGTTCTAGATTATTACGATAAGTGTTATGAATTTGAAAAGGTTGGCAAAACAAATATAAAGTTTTTAGATTTAACCGATAAGAAATATGATGAAAGGATTCTAGAGTTAATAAATAATGTTTTATAA
- a CDS encoding GUN4 domain-containing protein, with product MNNKEHDNYSNATLDLIKKFVDSNQRKRINSLSQIESEVENIFNIGPSLFDIFDRDGDDWAAGWILQVLKKFKPEFFENSKFNNWFNTYSDIDINYEDLQLMLVEQKFEEADRLTSSYLRKLAGKLAEKRGYVFYSEVKNMSGKDLETIDRLWTIYSTGRFGFSIQAKILKSVGKKYELMWPKIGWKKEGLWTRYPGSFRWSLDAPDGHMPLINQLRGVRLMDSILRHPAIAERHNNIL from the coding sequence ATGAATAACAAAGAACACGATAACTATAGTAATGCTACCTTAGATCTGATAAAAAAATTTGTAGATTCCAATCAAAGAAAAAGGATAAATTCATTAAGTCAAATAGAATCTGAAGTCGAAAATATTTTTAATATTGGACCTTCACTGTTTGATATCTTTGATAGAGATGGAGATGACTGGGCTGCTGGTTGGATATTGCAAGTATTAAAAAAATTTAAGCCTGAATTCTTTGAAAACTCTAAATTCAATAATTGGTTTAATACATATTCAGATATTGATATTAATTATGAAGATTTGCAATTAATGTTGGTTGAGCAAAAATTTGAGGAGGCAGATAGATTAACAAGTTCCTACTTACGAAAATTAGCTGGAAAATTAGCTGAAAAACGTGGATATGTTTTCTATAGTGAAGTTAAGAATATGTCAGGTAAGGATTTAGAAACAATAGATAGATTATGGACTATTTATTCTACTGGTAGATTTGGATTCTCAATTCAAGCAAAGATATTAAAATCAGTAGGAAAAAAATATGAACTAATGTGGCCAAAAATAGGTTGGAAAAAAGAGGGATTATGGACTAGATATCCGGGATCTTTTCGTTGGTCATTGGATGCTCCTGATGGACATATGCCTTTAATAAATCAACTAAGAGGAGTAAGACTTATGGACTCCATCCTACGGCATCCAGCTATTGCAGAAAGACATAATAATATTCTTTAA
- a CDS encoding nucleoside deaminase, which produces MRYIFENVNSNYDENKGINILKYSRWMNSILRRSEEIGKVELPICSIILDERGRCIGRGVNRRNINNDPLGHAEIMALRQASLIKNDWRFNECIILTNLEPCTMCASALIQARMGKVIFGAYDKKRGGLGGSIDLSKHKSSHHKMEIVGGILEDECSKILQLWFKKLRTQK; this is translated from the coding sequence ATGAGGTATATTTTTGAAAATGTAAATAGTAATTATGATGAAAATAAAGGAATAAATATTTTAAAATACTCAAGATGGATGAACTCTATTTTAAGAAGATCAGAAGAAATTGGAAAAGTTGAGTTACCAATCTGTTCAATAATTTTAGATGAGAGAGGAAGATGTATTGGAAGAGGTGTTAACAGGAGAAATATAAATAATGATCCATTAGGTCATGCTGAAATTATGGCACTAAGGCAGGCATCTCTAATAAAAAATGACTGGAGATTTAATGAATGTATTATCTTAACAAATTTAGAACCATGTACTATGTGTGCATCAGCACTTATTCAAGCAAGGATGGGTAAAGTTATTTTTGGTGCCTACGATAAGAAAAGAGGTGGATTGGGCGGCTCAATTGACTTGTCAAAGCATAAAAGCTCTCATCATAAAATGGAAATCGTCGGAGGTATTTTAGAAGACGAATGCAGTAAAATTTTACAATTATGGTTTAAAAAGTTGAGGACTCAAAAATAG
- the secF gene encoding protein translocase subunit SecF has protein sequence MKYNLELIKNKRKIIGLSTVLILLSLLGILYSTFNTSYKKPINLGMDFVGGNELRIERVCEEDCSNFSPDSVLEKLRKISTNKNVLNNIKLQFQNNNKLISIRTPYLSIEESNNLINNLDNIVGPLNYESKDSRLIGPKLGKRLLTNCVTSLLVSLFSISLYITIRFDKKYALFALLALFHDLVIVFGIFSWLGIILSVEVNSLFAVSLLTIAGYSVNDTVVIFDRIRENLKSNKEGYNETIQLSVNESFRRTTFTSVTTLFPLLSIILFGSYSLFWFSLSLSLGIIVGSYSSILLAPSLLLQD, from the coding sequence ATGAAATATAATCTTGAACTAATAAAAAATAAAAGAAAGATAATTGGTTTATCAACTGTTCTTATATTGTTGAGTCTTTTAGGTATTTTATATTCTACTTTTAATACTTCTTATAAGAAACCTATAAATTTAGGTATGGATTTTGTTGGGGGAAATGAACTAAGAATAGAGAGAGTTTGTGAAGAAGATTGTTCTAATTTTTCCCCTGATTCAGTTTTAGAAAAATTAAGAAAGATTTCTACAAATAAAAACGTTTTAAATAATATTAAATTACAATTCCAAAATAATAATAAATTAATTTCAATAAGAACTCCTTATTTGAGTATCGAAGAATCAAATAATCTTATTAATAATCTTGATAATATCGTTGGGCCTCTAAATTATGAGAGTAAGGATTCAAGATTAATAGGTCCAAAGCTTGGGAAAAGATTACTTACTAATTGCGTTACTTCTTTGTTAGTTTCTTTATTTTCAATATCTTTATATATAACAATTAGATTTGACAAAAAGTATGCATTATTTGCACTATTAGCTTTATTCCATGATTTAGTAATTGTTTTTGGTATATTCTCTTGGTTGGGAATTATATTATCTGTCGAGGTAAATAGTTTATTTGCTGTGTCATTGTTAACTATTGCCGGTTATTCTGTAAATGATACTGTTGTTATATTTGATAGGATTCGTGAGAATTTAAAATCAAATAAAGAAGGCTATAACGAAACTATTCAATTATCAGTTAACGAATCATTTAGGAGAACAACGTTTACCAGTGTTACAACTCTTTTCCCTTTATTAAGCATAATTTTGTTTGGATCATACTCACTATTTTGGTTCTCTTTGTCCTTATCTTTAGGAATTATAGTTGGAAGTTATTCAAGTATTTTATTGGCTCCATCTTTGTTGCTGCAAGACTGA
- a CDS encoding pyridoxal-phosphate-dependent aminotransferase family protein: MTEAKLITALNKENLSHFSKTYVPSRLLLGPGPSNAHPEVLNALSLNPIGHLDEAYISLMSDVQQLLRYTWQCNNRMTLPMSGTGSAAMEASIANFIEEGEKILIAKKGYFGDRLVDMATRYKADVSVMEKPWGESFSYEEIKYEIETKKPAIFAIVHAETSSGVLQPLNGIGDVCRKNNCLFLVDAVTSLGALELLIDEWKIDLAYSCSQKGLSCPPGLSPFTMNKRAEDKLSSRKTKVPNWYLDLS, from the coding sequence TTGACAGAAGCAAAACTTATTACAGCTTTAAATAAAGAGAATTTATCTCATTTCTCAAAGACTTATGTTCCCTCTAGGCTTTTATTAGGTCCAGGTCCTTCAAACGCACATCCAGAAGTTCTAAATGCTCTTTCCTTAAATCCAATTGGTCACTTAGATGAAGCATACATTTCATTGATGTCTGATGTTCAACAACTTCTAAGATATACCTGGCAGTGTAATAATCGTATGACTCTTCCAATGAGTGGTACTGGTAGTGCAGCTATGGAAGCTTCAATAGCTAATTTTATAGAGGAAGGAGAAAAAATTCTTATCGCTAAAAAAGGATATTTTGGAGACAGACTTGTTGATATGGCAACTAGATATAAAGCAGATGTATCTGTTATGGAAAAACCTTGGGGTGAATCCTTTTCTTATGAAGAAATTAAGTATGAAATAGAGACTAAAAAACCAGCTATATTTGCAATTGTTCACGCTGAAACGTCTAGTGGTGTTTTACAACCTCTTAATGGAATTGGTGATGTATGTAGAAAAAATAACTGCTTGTTTTTAGTTGATGCCGTTACTTCCCTTGGGGCTCTAGAACTATTGATAGATGAATGGAAAATAGATTTAGCGTATAGTTGTAGCCAGAAAGGATTAAGTTGTCCGCCTGGACTAAGTCCTTTTACAATGAATAAGAGAGCTGAAGATAAACTAAGTTCAAGAAAAACAAAAGTTCCTAACTGGTATTTAGATTTATCT
- the psb28 gene encoding photosystem II reaction center protein Psb28 produces the protein MTANNTAKIQFYEGTDEPVVPEIRLTRSKDGTTGQALFLFEKPQALSSITDGEITGMRMIDSEGEILTREVKVKFVDGEPIFLEAVYIWKNTSDFDRFMRFANSYAKSNGLGYSEKN, from the coding sequence ATGACAGCAAATAACACTGCAAAAATACAATTTTATGAGGGAACAGATGAACCAGTAGTGCCTGAAATAAGACTGACTAGAAGTAAAGATGGTACCACCGGCCAAGCATTATTTTTGTTCGAAAAACCTCAAGCATTATCTTCAATTACAGACGGAGAAATCACAGGTATGCGTATGATTGATTCCGAAGGTGAAATATTAACTAGGGAAGTTAAAGTAAAGTTTGTTGATGGAGAACCCATTTTCTTAGAAGCAGTTTATATTTGGAAGAACACATCAGACTTCGATAGATTTATGAGATTTGCAAATAGTTATGCCAAATCAAATGGATTAGGATATTCTGAAAAGAATTAG
- a CDS encoding ATP-binding protein, which translates to MSLFRGKNILKRFFKRPKINWSNYEFESSLQLNEFVDQLLEPVKNSPSSYVIKLGLHEALVNAVKHGNKLDPKKNIRVRRIITPHWCVWQIQDQGNGLEIKKRDYKLPKKISSVNGRGLYIINECFDDIRWSSKGNRLQLALKR; encoded by the coding sequence ATGTCCTTATTCCGGGGCAAAAATATTTTAAAAAGATTTTTTAAAAGACCAAAGATTAACTGGTCAAACTACGAATTCGAATCATCATTACAGTTAAATGAATTTGTCGATCAATTATTAGAACCTGTTAAAAATTCTCCATCAAGCTATGTTATCAAACTTGGTTTACATGAAGCTCTTGTCAACGCAGTAAAACATGGAAATAAATTAGATCCCAAAAAAAATATTAGAGTAAGGAGAATAATTACTCCTCATTGGTGTGTTTGGCAAATTCAAGATCAAGGCAATGGTTTAGAAATAAAAAAAAGAGACTACAAATTACCAAAAAAAATAAGTAGTGTAAATGGCCGTGGCCTATATATTATTAATGAATGTTTTGATGACATTAGATGGAGTAGTAAAGGTAATAGGCTTCAGTTGGCTTTAAAAAGGTGA
- a CDS encoding class I SAM-dependent methyltransferase: MARESISKIAYKTLQQSKSIAGFAHKQISSRLMNFILPDSKLESFDIDKDLLIQIQNSMDILREEDWNDAEKNIYPKKLLFDEPWLRYLTQYPKIWLDMPNTWDRRRKQNFDDLPKSIDKDNYPQYYLRNFHHQTDGYLSDFSASIYDLQVEILFNGSADSMRRRIIKPIKKGLETFSDRKKSSIKILDVATGSGRTLKQLRAAFPKEKITGIDLSDSYLKEASRYISDLDGDLIQLIKGNAEELPFENDSFQCISCVYLFHELPRTIRAKVLNEFFRVLEPGGVLVLADSIQISDSPDFTSVMENFYKSFHEPFYCDYIKEDVDSKIQEVGFKDVKSNSFFMTKVWSAVK; the protein is encoded by the coding sequence ATGGCTAGGGAATCTATTTCAAAAATTGCATATAAAACGCTACAACAAAGTAAAAGCATTGCAGGTTTCGCTCACAAGCAGATAAGTTCAAGATTAATGAATTTTATTCTTCCCGATTCAAAGCTTGAAAGTTTTGATATAGATAAGGATCTTCTAATACAAATCCAAAATTCAATGGATATTTTAAGAGAAGAAGATTGGAATGATGCCGAAAAAAATATATATCCAAAAAAATTATTGTTTGACGAACCATGGCTTAGATACCTAACTCAATATCCTAAAATTTGGCTCGATATGCCAAATACATGGGATCGACGCAGAAAACAAAACTTTGATGATCTTCCAAAATCAATTGATAAAGATAATTATCCTCAATATTACTTGAGAAATTTTCATCATCAAACAGATGGGTATTTATCAGATTTTTCAGCTAGCATTTATGACCTCCAAGTAGAGATACTTTTCAATGGAAGTGCTGACTCAATGAGGAGAAGAATAATTAAGCCAATAAAAAAAGGACTCGAGACTTTTAGTGATAGAAAAAAAAGTTCTATAAAAATACTTGATGTCGCTACAGGATCAGGAAGGACATTAAAACAATTAAGAGCCGCATTTCCTAAAGAAAAAATTACAGGAATTGATTTATCTGATTCATACTTAAAAGAGGCAAGTAGATATATTTCAGATTTAGATGGGGATTTAATTCAATTAATAAAAGGTAATGCTGAGGAATTACCTTTTGAAAATGACAGTTTTCAATGCATTTCTTGTGTTTACTTATTTCATGAATTACCTAGAACAATCAGAGCTAAAGTATTAAATGAATTTTTTAGAGTTCTTGAACCTGGGGGGGTATTAGTTTTAGCTGATTCAATTCAAATAAGTGATTCACCTGACTTTACATCCGTGATGGAAAACTTCTATAAATCTTTTCATGAGCCTTTTTATTGTGATTACATAAAAGAGGATGTAGATTCTAAAATACAGGAAGTAGGGTTTAAAGATGTAAAATCAAATTCCTTTTTTATGACCAAAGTATGGTCTGCTGTAAAGTAA
- a CDS encoding AI-2E family transporter, with amino-acid sequence MSSSSYFKLVVILITLLIIWTLRDFLLLIICSLVISNIVCNLCNQMQKGLKIPRSLSLFLVLTVISVIVFTIFILVLPPFIKEFNEILLDIPNGLSKINILINTNLNKLNNLFYGEKSENVIDIFNLINNVVTIPDVSTIAKAIQESFKNLINIAGNLGSGLLKLIFVLAVSLMISIEPKQYKENILLLIPKNYRNKFRNILEKCNIALANWTFSMVISSLSVGLLSLIILSILDVKYVVSNALIAMVLNVIPNIGPVISGIFPISIALLDNFWKPLAVLGAYVIIQNIESYIIMPSIMKRKANLLPGLTLISQFGFTFIFGPLGLILSLPLAVVIQVIIKESIKDI; translated from the coding sequence TTGAGTAGTTCATCATATTTCAAGTTAGTAGTAATATTAATCACTTTGTTAATAATATGGACTTTAAGGGATTTTCTCCTACTAATAATTTGTTCTTTAGTAATTTCAAATATTGTATGTAATTTATGTAATCAAATGCAAAAGGGATTGAAAATTCCTCGATCACTTTCTTTGTTTCTTGTATTAACTGTTATATCAGTAATCGTATTTACTATTTTTATTCTTGTATTGCCTCCGTTCATAAAAGAATTCAATGAAATACTACTCGATATTCCAAATGGTTTATCAAAAATAAATATTTTGATTAATACAAATCTGAACAAACTTAATAATCTGTTTTATGGCGAAAAATCAGAAAACGTTATAGACATATTCAATCTTATAAATAATGTAGTTACCATTCCAGATGTCTCAACTATTGCAAAAGCTATACAAGAAAGCTTTAAGAATTTAATAAATATAGCGGGTAATCTGGGTTCAGGTCTCTTGAAATTAATATTCGTATTAGCTGTAAGTTTGATGATTTCTATTGAACCAAAACAATATAAAGAAAATATACTTCTATTAATACCAAAAAATTACCGTAACAAATTTAGAAATATTCTGGAAAAATGCAATATTGCATTAGCAAATTGGACCTTTTCTATGGTAATAAGCTCATTATCAGTAGGTTTATTATCATTAATAATTTTATCTATATTAGATGTCAAATATGTTGTCTCAAATGCTTTAATAGCAATGGTTCTTAATGTGATTCCAAATATAGGTCCAGTTATTAGTGGTATATTTCCTATCTCAATTGCACTACTAGATAATTTTTGGAAGCCATTGGCCGTATTAGGAGCATATGTAATCATTCAAAATATTGAAAGCTATATAATAATGCCATCTATAATGAAAAGAAAAGCGAACTTACTTCCTGGCCTAACATTAATTTCGCAATTTGGATTCACCTTCATTTTTGGTCCATTAGGCTTAATTCTATCTCTTCCATTAGCTGTAGTAATACAGGTTATAATCAAAGAATCAATTAAAGATATTTAA
- the glnA gene encoding type I glutamate--ammonia ligase — MSKSPQDVLSQIKDEGIELIDLKFTDIHGKWQHLTLTSDMIEEDSFTEGLAFDGSSIRGWKAINASDMSMVPDASTAWIDPFYKHKTLSMICSIQEPRSGEPYDRCPRALAQKALKYLDSTGIADTAFFGPEPEFFLFDDVRYDSKEGGCFYSVDTIEAPWNTGRIEEGGNLGYKIQYKEGYFPVAPNDTAQDIRSEMLLLMGELGIPTEKHHHEVAGAGQHELGMKFDSLINAADNVMTYKYVVRNVAKKYGKTATFMPKPVFNDNGTGMHVHQSLWKSGQPLFFGEGAYANLSQTARWYIGGILKHAPSFLAFTNPTTNSYKRLVPGFEAPVNLVYSEGNRSAAVRIPLTGPSPKAKRLEFRSGDALANPYLAFSVMMLAGIDGIQNQIDPGDGVDVDLFELPADELAKIDTVPSSLNDSLNALKADKDYLLAGGVFTEDFIDNFIDIKYEEVQQLRQRPHPHEFFMYYDA; from the coding sequence ATGTCTAAGTCTCCACAAGATGTTTTAAGTCAAATTAAAGATGAAGGAATTGAACTCATCGATTTAAAATTCACAGACATCCATGGTAAATGGCAACATTTAACTCTTACATCAGACATGATAGAAGAGGATTCATTTACAGAAGGTCTAGCATTTGATGGTTCATCAATAAGAGGTTGGAAAGCAATTAATGCCTCTGATATGTCAATGGTGCCCGATGCAAGTACAGCTTGGATAGATCCTTTTTATAAACATAAAACCCTAAGTATGATTTGCTCTATTCAAGAGCCTAGAAGCGGAGAGCCTTATGATAGGTGTCCAAGAGCTTTAGCCCAAAAGGCATTAAAATATTTAGATTCAACTGGTATAGCAGATACTGCATTTTTTGGACCAGAACCAGAATTCTTTTTATTTGATGATGTTAGATATGACTCTAAAGAAGGAGGTTGTTTTTATAGTGTAGATACTATTGAAGCACCATGGAATACAGGGAGAATTGAAGAAGGGGGAAACTTAGGATACAAAATACAATATAAAGAAGGATATTTTCCAGTAGCTCCTAATGATACTGCGCAAGATATCAGATCTGAAATGCTTCTTCTTATGGGTGAATTAGGTATTCCCACAGAGAAGCATCACCATGAAGTTGCTGGTGCCGGCCAACACGAGCTAGGAATGAAATTTGATTCGCTAATAAATGCTGCTGATAACGTTATGACTTATAAATACGTTGTCAGAAATGTTGCAAAAAAATATGGAAAAACTGCAACATTTATGCCCAAGCCTGTTTTTAACGATAACGGTACCGGAATGCATGTTCACCAAAGTTTATGGAAAAGTGGACAGCCACTATTTTTTGGTGAAGGAGCATATGCAAATCTATCTCAAACAGCAAGATGGTACATCGGAGGCATACTTAAACATGCCCCTTCATTCCTAGCTTTTACTAACCCAACTACAAATAGTTATAAACGATTGGTTCCAGGATTCGAAGCACCTGTAAATCTAGTTTATTCTGAGGGTAATAGATCAGCTGCAGTAAGAATACCTTTAACAGGTCCAAGCCCTAAAGCTAAAAGATTAGAATTCAGATCAGGTGATGCATTAGCAAATCCTTACTTAGCCTTCTCTGTAATGATGCTTGCTGGTATTGATGGAATTCAAAATCAAATTGATCCCGGTGATGGAGTAGATGTAGATTTATTTGAGCTTCCAGCTGATGAACTTGCAAAAATAGACACAGTACCTTCATCGCTAAATGACTCACTTAATGCGCTAAAAGCAGATAAGGATTATCTATTAGCTGGTGGAGTATTTACTGAAGATTTTATTGATAACTTTATCGATATAAAATACGAAGAGGTACAACAACTAAGACAAAGGCCTCATCCACATGAATTCTTTATGTATTACGATGCATAA
- a CDS encoding DUF6439 family protein gives MTYWDKDTIQLVQSLNDKLKIDHSKWHKDKGNKYKRSAELISAGLCHLIISCNEKETIEYIEESIKWLKEINVDQPCPSKNHLFKAN, from the coding sequence ATGACCTATTGGGATAAAGATACTATTCAGCTTGTTCAAAGTCTTAATGACAAATTAAAAATTGATCATTCTAAATGGCACAAAGATAAGGGAAACAAATATAAACGATCTGCTGAACTAATTTCGGCAGGATTATGTCATTTAATTATTTCTTGCAATGAAAAGGAAACTATTGAGTATATAGAAGAAAGTATTAAATGGTTAAAAGAAATTAACGTAGATCAACCTTGCCCTAGTAAAAATCACCTTTTTAAAGCCAACTGA